One genomic window of Marinobacter adhaerens HP15 includes the following:
- a CDS encoding mechanosensitive ion channel family protein, with protein MEDLFGAEGGASELMNQAMSLVMTYAPKVVLAIVTLIVGMWLINRFVGVLDNKLGKKDPTLNKFLCGLIGAILKILLLISVASMVGIATTSFIAIIGAAGLAVGLALQGSLANFAGGVLILIFKPFKVGDTIDAQGYLGSVREISILYTIVDTFDNRRIVIPNGQLANASLTNLSAYETRRCDMSFGIGYGDDIDKAKAVCKRLIEEDERALKDPEPLIVVGALGESSVDLTVRAWTKSGDLWPFYWDMHEKVKKAFDAEGISIPFPQRDVHMIKTD; from the coding sequence ATGGAAGACCTATTTGGCGCTGAAGGCGGTGCCTCGGAACTCATGAATCAGGCCATGTCTCTGGTCATGACATACGCACCCAAGGTCGTGCTGGCGATTGTCACTCTGATTGTGGGCATGTGGCTGATCAACCGGTTTGTCGGCGTTCTAGATAACAAGCTGGGCAAAAAAGACCCCACCCTGAACAAGTTTCTCTGCGGCCTGATCGGAGCAATCCTCAAGATTCTGCTGCTGATCTCTGTCGCCTCCATGGTCGGCATTGCCACCACCTCCTTCATTGCCATTATCGGTGCTGCCGGCCTGGCCGTGGGTCTTGCTCTTCAGGGCAGCCTCGCCAACTTCGCCGGCGGCGTGCTGATCCTGATCTTCAAACCGTTCAAGGTTGGTGACACGATTGATGCCCAGGGCTATCTCGGCTCCGTCCGCGAAATCTCCATCCTGTACACCATCGTCGACACCTTCGATAACCGCCGGATTGTGATCCCGAATGGTCAACTGGCCAACGCCAGCCTGACCAACCTGAGCGCCTATGAAACCCGTCGCTGCGACATGAGCTTCGGTATCGGCTACGGTGATGACATCGACAAGGCCAAGGCCGTCTGCAAGCGCCTTATTGAAGAAGACGAGCGCGCACTGAAGGACCCCGAACCACTGATCGTTGTTGGTGCCCTGGGTGAAAGCTCCGTCGATCTGACCGTTCGGGCCTGGACCAAATCAGGTGACCTCTGGCCCTTCTACTGGGACATGCATGAGAAAGTGAAGAAAGCATTCGACGCCGAGGGCATCAGCATTCCGTTCCCCCAGCGCGATGTTCATATGATTAAAACCGACTGA
- a CDS encoding aminoacyl-tRNA deacylase: MPVQQLKEFLDEAGVEYMCLSHPPAFTAQELAHHVKIAGDRVVKTVIIELDGKMAMLVMPATWRIRWDRLSRILDTDFLDLADEQEFQDRFPDCEVGAMPPFGNLFGMTVYCAEALTEQPELAFAAGSHSESVHMKTSDFLTLVQPMVLNQGFNKPGAQKPAWLIKNRRRPDDTAEPRVSGMAGY; encoded by the coding sequence ATGCCGGTACAGCAGTTGAAGGAATTCCTCGATGAGGCAGGTGTGGAATACATGTGCCTCTCCCACCCTCCTGCATTTACCGCCCAGGAACTCGCCCACCACGTCAAGATTGCCGGCGACCGTGTCGTCAAAACGGTGATCATCGAACTGGATGGCAAAATGGCAATGCTGGTGATGCCGGCCACCTGGCGAATCCGCTGGGACAGGTTATCCCGCATCCTAGACACCGACTTTCTTGACCTCGCTGACGAACAGGAATTCCAGGACCGCTTCCCGGATTGCGAGGTAGGCGCCATGCCCCCCTTTGGCAACCTGTTCGGAATGACCGTCTATTGCGCCGAAGCGCTGACCGAGCAGCCCGAACTGGCGTTCGCCGCAGGCAGCCACAGTGAATCGGTACATATGAAAACCTCGGATTTCCTGACCCTCGTGCAACCCATGGTCCTGAACCAGGGATTCAACAAACCGGGTGCACAGAAGCCCGCCTGGCTGATCAAGAACCGTCGCAGGCCTGACGACACTGCCGAGCCGCGGGTGTCAGGTATGGCAGGCTATTGA
- a CDS encoding FAD-dependent monooxygenase yields the protein MTQVFDIVVVGAGMVGAALATGLGQNGFRVALVDRAQPPDFDPESAPDIRVSALSAGSERYLQSLGAWDHILGMRSTPYRRLAVWDETRYPLQNLVPRKLAEVQFDATELGAHHLGHIVENSVTQQALWQTAEACPQVSLFHGQGVASLAQSGDTATVTLDDDRELLASLVVGCDGAQSRIRDLAGIGVTRNQYDQQAMVISVRYQGPVEDITWQGFHPSGPRAFLPLHSAGPEHPGESWGSLVWYDSPEELARLKAMDDSTLMNEIQSSFPASLPLLTHIDSKASFPIARQHAKHYHSGRVVLAGDSAHTINPLAGQGVNLGFQDAQALQSALKEAKRAGDDLANPKWLNLYEQQRRPANRRMMLTMDVFYHLFSNRIPPVHLLRNLGLGAARALPFARNRVARYAMGIDEELPAVVRQITARIPGLSQI from the coding sequence ATGACTCAAGTCTTTGATATTGTCGTAGTTGGTGCCGGCATGGTCGGCGCTGCTCTCGCCACTGGCCTCGGCCAGAATGGCTTCCGCGTTGCCCTTGTCGACCGGGCTCAGCCCCCCGACTTTGACCCGGAAAGCGCCCCGGACATCCGGGTTTCTGCCCTGAGCGCCGGCAGTGAGCGCTATCTCCAGAGCCTGGGCGCCTGGGACCACATCCTCGGGATGCGCTCAACGCCCTATAGGCGACTGGCCGTGTGGGATGAAACCCGCTATCCACTGCAGAACCTGGTGCCCCGAAAACTGGCTGAGGTCCAATTCGACGCCACCGAGCTGGGCGCCCACCACCTGGGACACATCGTCGAAAACTCAGTAACCCAACAGGCGCTCTGGCAAACCGCCGAGGCCTGCCCCCAGGTATCCCTGTTCCACGGTCAGGGTGTCGCCTCACTGGCGCAGTCCGGTGATACAGCCACGGTCACCCTGGATGACGACCGCGAGCTGCTAGCAAGCCTGGTAGTCGGTTGCGATGGCGCCCAATCCCGGATCCGGGACCTGGCCGGCATCGGCGTAACCCGTAACCAGTATGACCAGCAGGCAATGGTCATTTCGGTACGCTATCAGGGGCCTGTTGAAGACATTACCTGGCAGGGCTTTCACCCCTCGGGGCCCCGAGCCTTCCTGCCCTTGCACAGTGCCGGTCCGGAACATCCCGGCGAAAGCTGGGGCTCCCTGGTCTGGTACGATTCGCCCGAGGAGCTTGCTCGCCTGAAAGCAATGGACGACAGCACCCTGATGAACGAGATTCAGTCGTCGTTTCCCGCGAGCCTGCCGCTGCTGACACACATCGACAGCAAGGCCTCGTTTCCCATCGCGCGCCAACATGCCAAACACTATCACTCCGGACGGGTCGTCCTGGCTGGCGACTCGGCCCACACCATCAACCCGCTGGCCGGACAGGGCGTAAACCTGGGCTTCCAGGATGCGCAGGCGTTACAGTCGGCTCTGAAAGAAGCCAAGCGCGCTGGAGATGATCTGGCAAATCCGAAGTGGCTGAACCTCTACGAACAACAGCGCCGGCCGGCGAACCGCAGAATGATGCTGACCATGGATGTGTTCTACCATCTTTTCAGCAACCGGATTCCACCGGTCCACCTGCTACGCAACCTCGGCCTCGGCGCCGCCCGCGCCCTGCCCTTCGCCCGCAACCGGGTTGCCCGCTACGCCATGGGCATCGACGAGGAACTGCCGGCCGTGGTCAGGCAGATAACTGCCCGGATTCCCGGCCTTAGTCAGATTTGA
- a CDS encoding histidine triad nucleotide-binding protein translates to MSETIFTKIINREIPADILYEDDIALAFSDINPQAPVHFLVIPKKAIATINDITEEDRELVGHLYLVAAKIAQEKGFADDGYRVVMNCGENSGQTVFHIHLHVLAGKPLGWPPYTDKMKQA, encoded by the coding sequence ATGTCAGAGACGATTTTCACCAAGATCATCAACCGGGAAATTCCCGCGGACATCCTGTACGAGGACGACATCGCCCTCGCCTTCAGCGACATCAACCCCCAGGCGCCGGTTCATTTCCTGGTCATCCCGAAAAAGGCCATCGCCACCATTAACGACATCACCGAGGAAGATCGGGAACTGGTGGGGCATCTGTATCTGGTGGCAGCGAAGATTGCCCAAGAGAAAGGCTTTGCCGACGACGGCTATCGCGTCGTCATGAACTGCGGGGAAAATTCGGGGCAGACGGTGTTCCACATCCACTTGCACGTTCTTGCCGGCAAACCTTTGGGCTGGCCGCCTTATACCGACAAGATGAAGCAGGCCTGA
- the phoU gene encoding phosphate signaling complex protein PhoU, producing MPTKKDDVYGDHISHKFNDELMELKTEFLKMGGMVEAQVDNAILALVDGDGHLADEIRANDKKVDRMEVEIDEEATLIIARRQPTARDLRLVISVIKMVADLERVGDEAKKIAKLAIKLQEEGQAPRGYVEVRHIGTHVLSMLHDALDAFARLDSEQALRIMKEDKRVDEEYQAAARTLLTFMMEDTRNISRCMSVMWVLRALERVGDHACNIAENVIFMVKGEDVRHTPVEEAEKVVGR from the coding sequence ATGCCTACAAAGAAGGACGACGTTTACGGGGATCACATCTCCCACAAGTTCAATGACGAACTGATGGAACTCAAGACCGAGTTCCTCAAAATGGGCGGCATGGTTGAGGCCCAGGTCGATAATGCCATCCTGGCCCTGGTGGATGGCGATGGTCATCTGGCTGACGAAATCCGTGCCAACGACAAGAAAGTTGACCGGATGGAAGTGGAAATCGACGAGGAAGCCACCCTGATCATCGCCCGTCGCCAGCCGACGGCCCGGGATCTGCGTCTGGTGATCTCGGTCATCAAGATGGTGGCCGACCTTGAGCGGGTTGGCGACGAGGCCAAGAAAATCGCCAAGCTGGCGATCAAGCTGCAGGAAGAGGGCCAGGCCCCGCGGGGCTATGTGGAAGTACGCCACATTGGCACCCACGTGCTCAGCATGCTTCACGATGCCCTGGATGCCTTTGCCCGGCTGGATTCCGAGCAGGCGTTGCGGATCATGAAGGAAGACAAGCGTGTCGATGAGGAATATCAGGCTGCGGCCCGTACCTTGCTGACGTTCATGATGGAAGACACCCGCAACATCTCACGGTGCATGTCCGTAATGTGGGTGCTCCGTGCCCTGGAGCGGGTGGGTGACCACGCATGTAACATTGCTGAGAACGTGATCTTCATGGTCAAAGGCGAGGACGTTCGTCATACGCCGGTGGAAGAAGCTGAGAAGGTGGTCGGACGCTGA
- the pstB gene encoding phosphate ABC transporter ATP-binding protein PstB translates to MNSVNTTITSEVTQPDEVAVPVQESKPAETIIEEGKTVGKPYSDDPKFKLRDVEVFYGDAPAIKKISLDIGRNEVIAFIGPSGCGKSTFLRCLNRMNDSIDICRVKGSLQLDDHDIYDPKRDVVELRARVGMVFQKPNPFPKSIYDNVAYGPRIHGLANRKSDLDEIVENSLRKAGLWEEVKDRLDANATGMSGGQQQRLCIARAIAVSPEVVLMDEPCSALDPIATAKVEELIAELSESYTIVIVTHSMQQAARVSHRTAYFHLGHLVEVNETNKVFTSPEHELTESYITGRFG, encoded by the coding sequence ATGAATAGTGTGAATACAACCATTACCAGTGAAGTTACCCAACCGGACGAGGTTGCCGTGCCAGTTCAGGAATCGAAGCCCGCTGAAACCATCATCGAGGAAGGCAAGACCGTTGGTAAGCCATACTCGGACGACCCCAAGTTCAAGCTTCGGGATGTCGAGGTATTCTACGGGGATGCCCCCGCGATCAAGAAGATCAGCCTGGATATTGGCCGTAACGAAGTCATTGCCTTCATCGGCCCATCCGGTTGCGGCAAATCCACCTTCCTGCGCTGCCTGAATCGCATGAACGACAGTATCGATATCTGTCGTGTGAAGGGTTCCCTGCAACTGGACGACCACGACATTTACGACCCCAAGCGGGATGTGGTCGAACTGCGGGCCAGGGTCGGTATGGTATTCCAGAAGCCGAACCCCTTTCCCAAGTCCATCTATGACAACGTGGCTTACGGCCCCCGGATTCACGGGCTGGCCAACCGCAAGTCGGATCTGGACGAGATAGTGGAAAACAGCCTGCGCAAGGCCGGCCTCTGGGAAGAAGTAAAGGATCGCCTGGACGCCAACGCAACCGGCATGTCCGGCGGCCAGCAACAGCGTCTGTGTATTGCCCGTGCCATTGCCGTCAGCCCGGAAGTGGTGCTGATGGATGAGCCCTGCTCGGCCCTGGACCCTATTGCGACCGCCAAAGTGGAAGAGCTGATTGCCGAGCTGTCCGAAAGCTACACGATCGTTATCGTGACCCACTCGATGCAGCAGGCGGCCCGGGTATCTCACCGTACGGCCTACTTCCACCTGGGACACCTGGTTGAAGTGAACGAGACCAACAAGGTATTCACCTCGCCGGAACATGAACTGACCGAGTCCTACATCACCGGCCGTTTTGGCTGA
- the pstA gene encoding phosphate ABC transporter permease PstA: MTDQRSQAEIVRQSLKRRYRKERRFRAYGILAIAIALGALLILFTDIIGKGYTGFVKTTITMDVQLDGEMMYLDDPTDERQIKMADFVEPLVQALIKEIPGATEDDRKQVRELINPYASVTLRDALKANPEWLGTTQTMTFLTHTDVDVYVKHAGDDAYSIKLNDQQKAWVDDLLERGIIETSFNDVFFSGGDSRDPSKAGILGAIVGSLLTMFVTLILSFPIGVAAAIYLEEFAPQNKFTDFIEVNINNLAAVPSIIFGLLGLAVFINLFGMPRSVPVVGGLVLTLMTLPTIIISSRAAIKSVPPSIREAAEGIGASKMQVVLHHVLPLAMPGMLTGSIIGMAQALGETAPLLLIGMVAFIVDVPDGFFDSATVLPVQVFLWAGSPELAFIERASAAIMVLLAFLISMNALAIWMRKRLERRW, encoded by the coding sequence ATGACTGACCAACGTTCACAGGCGGAGATTGTCCGCCAGTCGCTCAAGCGCCGCTACCGTAAGGAACGCCGTTTCCGCGCCTACGGCATCTTGGCCATCGCCATTGCCCTGGGGGCTCTGTTAATCCTGTTCACCGATATCATCGGCAAGGGTTATACCGGCTTCGTGAAGACCACCATCACCATGGATGTGCAGTTGGATGGTGAGATGATGTACCTGGATGATCCCACGGACGAGCGCCAGATCAAGATGGCCGATTTTGTCGAGCCTCTGGTTCAGGCGCTGATCAAGGAGATCCCCGGAGCAACGGAGGACGACCGGAAACAGGTTCGCGAGCTGATCAACCCTTACGCCTCGGTGACGCTCCGGGATGCCCTGAAGGCAAATCCCGAGTGGTTGGGTACCACCCAGACCATGACGTTTCTCACGCACACTGATGTGGATGTCTACGTCAAGCATGCAGGGGATGATGCCTACTCGATCAAGCTGAACGACCAGCAAAAAGCCTGGGTAGATGATCTTCTGGAGCGGGGCATTATCGAGACATCGTTCAATGATGTGTTCTTCAGTGGCGGCGATTCCCGTGATCCGTCCAAGGCAGGTATTCTCGGGGCGATTGTCGGTTCGCTGCTGACGATGTTCGTCACCCTGATATTGTCGTTCCCGATCGGTGTCGCGGCCGCGATCTATCTGGAAGAGTTTGCGCCCCAGAACAAATTCACCGATTTCATCGAGGTAAATATCAACAACCTGGCGGCGGTGCCGTCCATCATCTTTGGTCTGCTTGGCCTCGCGGTGTTTATCAACCTGTTCGGGATGCCACGTTCGGTTCCTGTGGTTGGTGGTCTGGTTCTGACATTGATGACGCTGCCGACCATCATCATTTCCAGCCGGGCCGCGATCAAAAGCGTTCCGCCCTCGATCCGCGAGGCCGCTGAAGGTATCGGTGCATCCAAGATGCAGGTAGTTCTGCACCATGTGCTGCCGCTGGCCATGCCTGGCATGCTCACCGGTTCCATCATCGGAATGGCGCAGGCACTCGGTGAAACCGCACCGCTGCTGCTGATCGGTATGGTGGCGTTCATTGTGGACGTACCCGACGGGTTCTTCGATTCGGCGACGGTGCTGCCTGTGCAGGTGTTCCTGTGGGCGGGCAGCCCGGAGCTGGCCTTTATTGAGCGAGCGTCGGCAGCCATCATGGTGCTGCTGGCCTTCCTGATCAGTATGAACGCATTGGCCATCTGGATGCGCAAACGTCTCGAGCGCCGGTGGTAA
- the pstC gene encoding phosphate ABC transporter permease subunit PstC — MQPANLLLLTLVLAIVAYWLGYARSRSLAMPLGGIRHLKSLPFYYGARAALWSGIPALIVLGLWAAFQGKVIQLIVIGGLPDGMIPATDGEASLLLSKISNVASGALPPGFVEAPIAEAAERLQTLRTQSRFLMSGLVISVAVLAGFLGWLRIRPRLNARSQVESILKWVFFACAALAILTTVGIIFSVAFETFRFFGKVPFTEFIFGSHWSPQTALRADQVASQGAFGMIPLFTGTLLISAIAMVVAVPVGLLSAIYLSEYAGRKVRGVVKPLLEMLAGIPTVVYGFFAALTVAPFISDVAASMGIEASSQSALAAGAVMGIMIIPFVSSLSDDVINAVPQAMRDGSLALGATQSETMKKVIFPAALPGIMGGILLAVSRAIGETMIVVMAAGLAANLTANPLETVTTVTVQIVTLLTGDQEFDSAKTLAAFALGAMLFLATLLLNVIALKIVRKYREQYD; from the coding sequence ATGCAACCGGCTAATCTTTTATTACTGACTCTGGTGCTGGCGATCGTAGCCTATTGGCTCGGTTACGCTCGCTCCCGGTCGTTGGCGATGCCGCTGGGTGGGATCCGTCATCTCAAATCCCTCCCTTTCTACTACGGAGCCAGAGCGGCATTGTGGAGTGGTATCCCGGCCCTCATCGTGCTCGGTTTATGGGCCGCATTTCAGGGCAAAGTCATTCAGCTGATTGTTATTGGTGGTTTGCCGGACGGCATGATTCCGGCGACCGACGGTGAAGCGAGCCTGCTGTTGAGCAAAATCAGCAATGTGGCCAGCGGAGCCTTGCCTCCGGGCTTTGTTGAAGCCCCGATAGCCGAGGCCGCCGAGCGTTTACAGACGCTGCGCACGCAGAGTCGGTTCCTGATGTCTGGCCTTGTTATCTCGGTTGCCGTGCTCGCCGGTTTCCTTGGCTGGTTGAGAATCCGTCCGCGGCTGAATGCCCGTTCCCAGGTTGAGTCCATTCTCAAGTGGGTATTTTTCGCCTGTGCAGCCCTGGCTATATTGACGACCGTCGGAATCATTTTCTCGGTGGCGTTCGAGACTTTTCGTTTCTTTGGCAAGGTCCCGTTCACCGAATTTATCTTTGGTAGTCACTGGAGTCCTCAGACCGCCCTTCGTGCTGATCAGGTAGCTTCCCAGGGTGCCTTTGGCATGATCCCCCTGTTTACCGGCACTCTGCTGATTTCTGCCATTGCCATGGTTGTGGCCGTGCCGGTCGGCTTGCTGTCGGCTATTTACCTGTCGGAATACGCGGGTAGAAAAGTGCGCGGTGTGGTCAAGCCGTTGCTGGAAATGCTGGCGGGTATTCCCACCGTGGTTTACGGCTTCTTCGCCGCCCTGACCGTAGCGCCATTTATCAGCGATGTGGCCGCCTCCATGGGTATCGAGGCGTCATCCCAGAGTGCCCTGGCCGCCGGTGCCGTTATGGGCATCATGATCATTCCGTTTGTGTCTTCCTTGTCGGATGACGTGATCAATGCCGTGCCACAGGCTATGCGTGATGGCTCTCTGGCACTTGGCGCCACTCAGTCCGAGACCATGAAGAAGGTAATTTTCCCGGCTGCGCTGCCCGGCATCATGGGCGGTATTCTGCTGGCGGTCTCCCGGGCGATCGGCGAGACCATGATCGTGGTCATGGCCGCAGGGCTGGCGGCCAACCTGACGGCCAACCCGCTGGAAACCGTTACCACCGTGACCGTGCAAATCGTGACCCTGCTTACCGGTGACCAGGAATTCGACAGCGCCAAGACGCTGGCCGCTTTTGCATTGGGCGCCATGCTCTTCCTGGCAACCCTGTTGCTCAACGTCATTGCACTGAAAATCGTACGCAAATATCGGGAACAGTATGACTGA
- a CDS encoding substrate-binding domain-containing protein yields the protein MKLNKALATVALAGSVAAMSAPAMARDTISIVGSSTVYPFATVVAERFGTKTDFSTPKLESTGSGGGLKLFCQGIGTQHPDITNASRRMKTSELELCQSNGVTDITEFRIGSDGIVIASSKEAENLDITLEQLFLALGSKVPVNGEWVANPNKNWSDVDSSLPNKPIRVMGPPPTSGTRDSFNELALAAGCDQLPEAANLGKDEHASICESVREDGAFIEAGENDNLIVQKLIGDTGMYGVFGYSFLEENADRLQAATLNGMIPTAEAIAADEYPVARSLFFYVKKAHVGVVPGIQEYIGEFISNAAMGQNGYLKDVGLIVPPRAALMDLMDKAESMPNLTLDELK from the coding sequence ATGAAACTGAACAAAGCACTCGCGACTGTAGCACTGGCTGGCTCCGTTGCCGCCATGTCTGCACCGGCCATGGCCCGTGACACCATCAGCATCGTGGGTTCCTCTACCGTTTATCCGTTCGCCACGGTTGTTGCCGAGCGTTTTGGCACCAAGACCGACTTCAGCACTCCGAAGCTGGAATCCACCGGTTCTGGCGGCGGTCTCAAGTTGTTCTGTCAGGGTATTGGTACCCAGCACCCGGATATCACCAACGCTTCACGCCGTATGAAGACCTCCGAGCTTGAGCTCTGCCAGAGCAACGGCGTTACAGACATTACCGAGTTCCGTATCGGTTCTGACGGCATTGTGATCGCCAGCTCCAAAGAAGCCGAGAACCTGGATATCACCCTCGAGCAGCTGTTCCTGGCCCTGGGCTCCAAAGTGCCTGTTAACGGCGAGTGGGTAGCCAACCCGAACAAAAACTGGAGCGATGTTGACTCCAGCCTGCCGAACAAGCCGATTCGTGTAATGGGTCCGCCCCCGACTTCCGGTACCCGTGACTCCTTCAACGAGCTGGCCCTGGCCGCAGGTTGTGACCAGCTGCCTGAAGCCGCCAATCTGGGTAAGGACGAGCACGCCTCCATCTGCGAAAGCGTTCGTGAAGACGGCGCCTTTATCGAAGCGGGTGAGAACGACAACCTGATCGTGCAGAAGCTTATCGGTGATACCGGCATGTACGGCGTGTTCGGTTACAGCTTCCTGGAAGAAAACGCAGACCGTCTGCAGGCTGCCACCCTGAACGGTATGATCCCGACTGCCGAAGCCATTGCTGCGGATGAGTATCCGGTGGCCCGTTCACTGTTCTTCTACGTGAAGAAGGCCCACGTTGGTGTGGTCCCGGGAATCCAGGAATACATTGGCGAGTTCATCAGTAACGCTGCCATGGGCCAGAACGGCTACCTGAAAGATGTAGGCCTGATCGTGCCGCCCCGTGCTGCGCTGATGGACCTGATGGATAAGGCAGAAAGCATGCCGAACCTGACCCTGGACGAGCTCAAGTAA
- a CDS encoding acyl-CoA thioesterase, giving the protein MTALDDDKPTPRGELTLQIIPLPSDTNANGDVFAGWLVKQMDLAAATMAGRISQGRNATVAMDRMEFLSPLRVGSQVGCYCELVDIGRSSMKISVEVWTLDRTAKNPRKVTEGLFVYVAIDEHGRIREVPEQVL; this is encoded by the coding sequence ATGACAGCGTTAGATGATGACAAACCCACGCCCCGTGGCGAACTCACCCTGCAGATTATCCCGCTCCCCTCAGACACCAATGCCAATGGCGACGTCTTCGCAGGCTGGCTGGTAAAACAGATGGATCTCGCCGCTGCGACCATGGCCGGACGGATTTCCCAGGGCCGTAACGCCACCGTGGCCATGGACCGGATGGAGTTCCTGTCACCGTTGCGAGTAGGTTCTCAGGTAGGTTGCTACTGCGAACTCGTCGATATCGGCCGCAGTTCCATGAAAATCAGCGTGGAAGTGTGGACCCTTGACCGCACTGCCAAGAATCCACGTAAGGTCACCGAGGGTCTGTTCGTCTACGTTGCCATTGATGAGCACGGTCGGATCCGCGAGGTGCCGGAGCAGGTTCTCTGA
- a CDS encoding dihydroorotate dehydrogenase-like protein has translation MTELATRWLGLELRSPLVVGASPLTDDLDALKACVDAGAGAVVMHSLFEEQLVEEQLAAHRFIDSRINMDAEARSFFPESELFEMGSDSYLQRLELLRHSLGVPVVASLNGISAGGWTRHARELEAAGAHAIELNLYDLASDPEETAEALEQRQLSVVRSVTEQVSIPVSVKLSPFYSALPAFVAGIEESGARGVVLFNRFYQPDMDLDELELSREVVLSTSAELPLRLHAAAMLYGQTTLEMAVSGGVHSGDDAAKAILSGASAVQVVSAVLSEGAGALSRITREMTARLSGMGYRSLAEARGVLSMANAPNARTWERLNYARLLHGWN, from the coding sequence ATGACTGAATTGGCAACCCGTTGGCTGGGGTTGGAGCTTCGCTCGCCCCTTGTGGTCGGCGCCAGCCCCCTGACCGATGACCTGGACGCGCTGAAGGCCTGTGTTGACGCTGGCGCCGGTGCCGTGGTGATGCATTCCCTCTTCGAGGAGCAGCTTGTGGAGGAGCAGCTGGCGGCTCACCGGTTTATTGATTCGCGGATCAACATGGACGCCGAGGCCCGATCGTTTTTTCCCGAATCCGAACTCTTCGAGATGGGATCGGACAGCTACCTGCAGCGGTTGGAGCTGTTGCGACATTCACTGGGTGTGCCGGTGGTTGCCTCGCTCAACGGTATTTCAGCGGGTGGCTGGACCCGGCATGCACGTGAGCTGGAAGCGGCGGGCGCCCATGCCATCGAACTGAATCTCTACGACCTGGCCTCGGATCCGGAGGAAACTGCGGAGGCACTGGAACAGAGGCAACTCTCGGTTGTGAGGTCAGTGACTGAGCAGGTGAGCATTCCGGTCAGCGTCAAGCTGTCGCCTTTCTACTCGGCCTTGCCTGCGTTCGTCGCCGGTATCGAAGAGTCAGGAGCACGGGGCGTGGTTTTGTTCAACCGGTTCTATCAGCCGGATATGGATCTGGACGAGCTGGAGTTAAGCCGGGAGGTGGTGCTGTCGACCAGTGCGGAGCTGCCGTTGCGGTTACACGCAGCCGCCATGTTGTATGGCCAGACAACACTGGAGATGGCAGTTTCGGGCGGCGTTCACAGTGGTGACGATGCGGCAAAAGCCATCCTTTCGGGCGCTTCCGCTGTGCAGGTGGTCTCGGCCGTGTTGTCGGAGGGTGCTGGCGCCCTGTCGAGGATTACCCGGGAAATGACGGCTCGGCTCTCCGGAATGGGATACCGCTCGCTGGCGGAAGCCCGGGGCGTTCTGTCAATGGCGAACGCCCCCAATGCCCGAACCTGGGAGCGTCTCAACTACGCCCGCCTTCTGCACGGCTGGAACTAG